A region of the Muricauda sp. MAR_2010_75 genome:
TTACCATTTGAAAATGTCGGGGAAAATTTCACTTCCTTCTTTGAAAACCATCTCCCTTTTGAGCTGACCGACGCCCAAAAACGGGTCATTAAGGAAATCCGAGGGGATTTGGGCAGCAATGCACAAATGAACCGCTTGCTTCAGGGCGATGTGGGCTCTGGTAAGACCATCGTGGCTTTAATGTGCATGTTATTGGCCATGGACAACGGATTTCAAGCCTGTTTGATGGCCCCCACAGAAATCCTCGCCAATCAACATTATAATGGTTTAAAGGAGTTATTGGGTAAAATGGATGTTAAGATTGCCTTGCTGACGGGTTCCACAAAAAAATCGGAACGTACACTGCTCCATAATCAATTGGAAAATGGGAATCTGAATATTCTGGTCGGTACTCATGCCCTTTTGGAAGATAAAGTGCAATTCAAAAACTTAGGCCTAGCCATTGTGGACGAGCAACATCGGTTTGGGGTGGCACAACGCTCCAAACTTTGGCATAAAGGTAGCTCACCCCAAAGCCCGGATGGGGAGGATGGAGGGGCCATTCCGCCTCATATTCTGGTCATGACCGCCACGCCAATTCCACGCACCTTGGCCATGAGTCTGTATGGTGATTTGGATGTTTCGGTCATTGATGAACTTCCACCGGGGCGAAAACCAGTGAAGACGGTTCATCGGTATGACAGTAATCGTTTAAAAGTGTTCAGATTCATCAAAGATGAAATCAAAAAAGGACGACAGGTTTATATTGTTTACCCCTTGATTCAGGAATCCGAAGCCTTGGATTACAAGGATCTCATGGATGGATATGAAAGTATTGCCCGTGAATTTCCCATGCCGGAATATCAAATTTCCATTGTTCACGGCAAAATGAAACCTGCCGACAAAGATTATGAGATGGACCGCTTTGTAAAAGGTGAAACGCAGATTATGGTAGCCACCACAGTCATTGAGGTTGGAGTGAATGTCCCCAATGCTTCGGTAATGATCATTGAAAGTGCCGAGCGTTTTGGGCTATCACAATTGCACCAGCTTCGGGGGCGTGTAGGTAGAGGTGCTGAACAGAGCTTCTGTATTCTGATGACTGGTCACAAACTATCTGAAGATGCCAAAACCCGACTGCAGACCATGGTGCACACCAACGATGGTTTTGAAATTGCCGAGGTGGATTTAAAACTACGTGGTCCTGGGGATTTAATGGGCACTCAGCAAAGTGGATTGCTTACCTTGAAGATTGCCGACATTGTAAAGGACAACCAAATCCTAAAAACAGCACGCTACCATGCCCTGCAATTGCTCAAGGATGACCCAAGACTGGAAAAGGAAGAAAATCGGCTAGTTCGTATCGCCTATGCCAAAATGAT
Encoded here:
- the recG gene encoding ATP-dependent DNA helicase RecG, which encodes MNPNFLQTPIPYLKGVGPNRADILKAELGIETYRDLLHLFPNRYLDKTQYYKIAQLQPSGADVQVVGKIIHLKTVEQKRGKRLVATFVDDTGQMELVWFRGHKWIRENLKINEPYVVFGRISKYGSTFSMPHPEMELLSEHQKGLKVAMQPIYPSTEKLSAKGITNRVVGKMMQQLFLESKGQFLESLPKNILEELRLISKSEALLNIHFPKNQELLAKAQFRLKFEELFFVQLQLISKKLVRKQKIKGLPFENVGENFTSFFENHLPFELTDAQKRVIKEIRGDLGSNAQMNRLLQGDVGSGKTIVALMCMLLAMDNGFQACLMAPTEILANQHYNGLKELLGKMDVKIALLTGSTKKSERTLLHNQLENGNLNILVGTHALLEDKVQFKNLGLAIVDEQHRFGVAQRSKLWHKGSSPQSPDGEDGGAIPPHILVMTATPIPRTLAMSLYGDLDVSVIDELPPGRKPVKTVHRYDSNRLKVFRFIKDEIKKGRQVYIVYPLIQESEALDYKDLMDGYESIAREFPMPEYQISIVHGKMKPADKDYEMDRFVKGETQIMVATTVIEVGVNVPNASVMIIESAERFGLSQLHQLRGRVGRGAEQSFCILMTGHKLSEDAKTRLQTMVHTNDGFEIAEVDLKLRGPGDLMGTQQSGLLTLKIADIVKDNQILKTARYHALQLLKDDPRLEKEENRLVRIAYAKMMANKTIWNYIS